ACTCGAAGTAGGCGATCTCCGGCTGGTAGCCGGCCTCGGTCAGGGTCTCGAAGCCCGCCTTGACCAGCGCCGCGGTGCCACCGCAGAGGACGGCCTGCTCGCCGAACAGGTCGGTCTCGGTCTCCTCGGTGAAGGTCGTCCTGATGACGCCGGCGCGGGTGCCGCCGATGCCCTTGGCGTACGACAGTGCCAGCTCGAAGGCGTTGCCGGAGGCGTCCTGCTCGACGGCGGCGATGCACGGGACGCCGCGGCCCTCCTCGTACTGGCGGCGGACCAGGTGGCCCGGGCCCTTCGGGGCGACCATGCAGACGTCGACGCCGGCCGGGGGCTTGATGAAGCCGAAGCGGATGTTGAAGCCGTGGCCGAAGAACAGCGCGTCGCCGTCCTTCAGGTTGTCCTTGACGGACTCCTCGTAAACCTGGCCCTGGATGGGGTCCGGGACCAGGATCATGATGACGTCGGCCTCGGCGGCGGCCTCGGCCGGGCTCACCACGCGCAGGCCCTGCTCCTCGGCCTTCGCCCTGGACTTCGAGCCCTCGTGCAGACCGACCCGGACGTCGACACCCGAGTCGCGCAGCGACAGCGCGTGGGCGTGGCCCTGGCTGCCGTAGCCGATGACCGCGACCTTGCGGCCCTGGATGATGGACAGGTCGGCGTCAGCGTCGTAGAACAGCTCGGCCACTTTGGGTTCTCTCCTTGGTGTGCTGATGGTGCGTCCCACCGTATGCCGGTGGGGGGAGGGGGGTTCCGGGGTCTCGGCATACGGGCGGCCGTGGTCACCGGCCGCCCGCGCACGGCCCTATGCGGTTCGGTCCAGGGCGCGCAGCGACCGGTCCGTGATCGACCGGGAACCGCGTCCGATCGCGATCGTGCCGGACTGCACCAGTTCCTTGATGCCGAACGGCTCCAGCATCTTGAGCATGGCGGACAGCTTGTCGGTGGATCCGGTGGCCTCGATCGTGACGGCCTCCGGGGAGACGTCGACGGTCTTGGCGCGGAAGAGCTGGACGATCTCCACGATCTGGGAGCGCGTCTCGTTGTCGGCGCGGATCTTCACCAGGACGAGTTCGCGCTGCACGGCCTGGCCGGGCTCCAGCTCGACGATCTTGAGCACGTTGACGAGCTTGTTGAGCTGCTTGGTCACCTGCTCCAGCGGCAGGTCCTCGACGTTCACCACGATGGTGATGCGGGAGATGTCGGGGTGCTCGGTGACGCCGACCGCGAGCGAGTCGATGTTGAACCCGCGGCGGGAGAACAGGGCGGCGATCCGGGCGAGGATGCCCGGTGTGTTCTCCACCAGGACGGAGAGCGTGTGCTTGGACATGTCTTCGGGTCTTCCTCGCTCAGTCGTCTTCGTTGTCGCCGAAGTCGGGGCGGACGTCCCGCGCGGCCATGATCTCGTCGTTGGAGGTGCCGGCGGCGACCATCGGCCACACCATCGCGTCCTCGTGGACGATGAAGTCGACGACGACCGGGCGGTCGTTGATGGAGTTCGCCTCCTCGATGACCCTGTCCAGGTCCTCGGGGCGCTCGCAGCGCAGGCCCACGCAGCCCATCGCCTCGGCCAGCTTCACGAAGTCCGGCACGCGCGTGCCCCTGGCGTCCGGATTGACGTCCTCGGGGCCGCTGTGCAGCACGGTGTTGGAGTAGCGCTGGTTGTAGAAGAGGGTCTGCCACTGGCGGACCATCCCGAGGGCACCGTTGTTGATGATGGCGACCTTGACCGGGATGTTGTTCAGGGCGCAGGTGGTCAGTTCCTGGTTGGTCATCTGGAAGCAGCCGTCGCCGTCGATCGCCCAGACCGTGCGGTCGGGCCGGCCGGCCTTCGCGCCCATCGCGGCCGGGACCGCGTAGCCCATGGTCCCGGCGCCGCCGGAGTTCAGCCAGGTGGCGGGCCTTTCGTACTGGATGAAGTGCGCGGACCACATCTGGTGCTGGCCGACGCCCGCGGCGAAGATCGTGCCCTCGGGGGCGAGCCGGCCGATGCGCTCGATGACCTGCTGCGGGGACAGCGAGCCGTCCTCGGGCAGGTCGTAGCCGAGGGGGTAGGTCTCGCGCCAGCGGTTCAGGTCGCTCCACCAGGCGGTGTAGTCGCCCCGGTGGCCCTCGCTGTGCTCCTTCTGCACGGCCTGGACCAGGTCGGCGATGACCTCGCGGGCGTCACCGACGATCGGCACGTCGGCGGCGCGGTTCTTGCCGATCTCGGCCGGGTCGATGTCGGCGTGCACGATCTTGGCGTGCGGGGCGAAGCTGTCCAGCCTGCCGGTGACGCGGTCGTCGAAGCGGGCGCCGAGGGCGACGATCAGGTCGGCCTTCTGCAGCGCGGTGACGGCGGTGACCGACCCGTGCATGCCCGGCATCCCCACGTGCAGCGGGTGGCTGTCGGGGAACGCGCCGAGCGCCATCAGGGTGGTGGTGACGGGCGCTCCGGTGAGTTCGGCGAGGACCTTCAGCTCGGCGGTGGCACCGGCCTTGAGGACACCGCCGCCGACGTAGAGGACGGGCCGCTTGGCGGCGGTGACGAGCTTGGCCGCCTCGCGGATCTGCTTGGCGTGCGGCTTGGTCACCGGGCGGTAGCCGGGCAGGTCCGTGACCGGCGGCCAGGAGAAGGTGGTCTTCGCCTGCAGGGCGTCCTTGGCGATGTCCACCAGGACCGGGCCCGGACGCCCGGTGGAGGCGATGTGGAAGGCCTCCGCGATGGTCCGCGGGATGTCCTCGGCCTTGGTGACCAGGAAGTTGTGCTTGGTGATCGGCATGGTGATGCCGACGATGTCCGCCTCCTGGAAGGCGTCCGTGCCGATCGCCTTGGAGGCGACCTGGCCGGTGATCGCGACCATCGGCACCGAGTCCATGTGGGCGTCCGCGATCGGCGTGACCAGGTTCGTCGCACCCGGGCCCGAGGTCGCCATGCAGACGCCGACCCGGCCGGTGGCCTGCGCGTACCCCTCGGCCGCGTGACCGGCGCCCTGCTCGTGGC
This is a stretch of genomic DNA from Streptomyces sp. TG1A-8. It encodes these proteins:
- the ilvC gene encoding ketol-acid reductoisomerase, with protein sequence MAELFYDADADLSIIQGRKVAVIGYGSQGHAHALSLRDSGVDVRVGLHEGSKSRAKAEEQGLRVVSPAEAAAEADVIMILVPDPIQGQVYEESVKDNLKDGDALFFGHGFNIRFGFIKPPAGVDVCMVAPKGPGHLVRRQYEEGRGVPCIAAVEQDASGNAFELALSYAKGIGGTRAGVIRTTFTEETETDLFGEQAVLCGGTAALVKAGFETLTEAGYQPEIAYFECLHELKLIVDLMYEGGLEKMRWSISETAEWGDYVTGPRIVTDATKAEMKKVLAEIQDGSFARQWMDEYHGGLKKYNEYRQQDSEHLLETTGKQLRKLMSWVDEEA
- the ilvN gene encoding acetolactate synthase small subunit: MSKHTLSVLVENTPGILARIAALFSRRGFNIDSLAVGVTEHPDISRITIVVNVEDLPLEQVTKQLNKLVNVLKIVELEPGQAVQRELVLVKIRADNETRSQIVEIVQLFRAKTVDVSPEAVTIEATGSTDKLSAMLKMLEPFGIKELVQSGTIAIGRGSRSITDRSLRALDRTA
- a CDS encoding acetolactate synthase large subunit, producing the protein MTEQATGAHPQPRPRSGGQQSAPVEHVTGAQSLIRSLEEVGADTVFGIPGGAILPAYDPLMDSSRVRHVLVRHEQGAGHAAEGYAQATGRVGVCMATSGPGATNLVTPIADAHMDSVPMVAITGQVASKAIGTDAFQEADIVGITMPITKHNFLVTKAEDIPRTIAEAFHIASTGRPGPVLVDIAKDALQAKTTFSWPPVTDLPGYRPVTKPHAKQIREAAKLVTAAKRPVLYVGGGVLKAGATAELKVLAELTGAPVTTTLMALGAFPDSHPLHVGMPGMHGSVTAVTALQKADLIVALGARFDDRVTGRLDSFAPHAKIVHADIDPAEIGKNRAADVPIVGDAREVIADLVQAVQKEHSEGHRGDYTAWWSDLNRWRETYPLGYDLPEDGSLSPQQVIERIGRLAPEGTIFAAGVGQHQMWSAHFIQYERPATWLNSGGAGTMGYAVPAAMGAKAGRPDRTVWAIDGDGCFQMTNQELTTCALNNIPVKVAIINNGALGMVRQWQTLFYNQRYSNTVLHSGPEDVNPDARGTRVPDFVKLAEAMGCVGLRCERPEDLDRVIEEANSINDRPVVVDFIVHEDAMVWPMVAAGTSNDEIMAARDVRPDFGDNEDD